The genomic DNA TCGAAGTGGTGGTGGAGCGTCGGGTCCTCCTCCGTCATCCGGTGGAGCGCCGTCGAGATCTTGTCCTCGTCGCCGCGCGTCTTGGGCTGGATCGCGAAGGAGATGGAGGGCTCCGGGAAGGCGATGCCCGGCAGGACGACCGGGTGCGCCTCGTCGCAGAGCGTGTCGCCCGTCAGCGTGTCTTTCAGCTTCGCGACGACGCCGATCTCCCCGGGCCCCAGCGCCTCGACGGGCTTCTGCGTCTTGCCCATGAGCCACCCGATATGCCCGATGCGCTCCTTGGCCCCGCGCGTGGAGTTGAGCACCTGGCTGTCGGCCTTGAAGGTGCCGGAGTACACGCGGAAGAGCGAGAGCTTGCCCACGTGCGGGTCCGCGATGGTCTTGAAGACAACGGCCGCGAGCGGAGCCTTGGGATCGGGCGCCAGCGTGACGGCCTGCTTGGTGCGCGGGTCGATGCCCTCGACCGGGCCGGCCTCGGCGGGCGACGGGAACTCCTTGACGATCAGGTCCATCAGCGGCTGGACGCCGATGCCCTTGGCGGCGGAGGCGGCCATGACGGGCACGAGGCTCCCCTGCCCGATGGCCTTGCCGAGGGCCTTGACCATCTCCTCCTCGCCAATGCTGCCCTCTTCGAGATACTTGGCGAGAAGGTCGTCGTCGGTCTCGGCCACGGCCTCCATGAGCTTCTCGCGCCACGCCTTAGCGTCGTCCATCGCCTCGCCGGGGATCTCGGCTTCCTTCGGCTTGCCGTCGGCCGTAAGGAGCGCCTTCATCGCGACCAGGTCCACCACGCCCTTGAGGCCCGCCTCGGACCCGATCGGCAGCTGGAGCGGGCAGAGCCGGCCCTTCAAGCGCTTCTGGAGTGACTCGAGGGTGCGGAAGAAATCGGCGCGCTCGCGGTCGAGGCGGTTGATGACAACAGCGCGCGGCAGGGTGTACTCGTTGGCGTACTTCCAGACCTTCTCCGTCTGCACCTGCACGCCGGCGACCGCGTCCACCACGATGACCGCCGCGCCCGCCACGCGCAGCCCCCCGCGCGCGTCGGCGACGAAGTCGCCGTACCCGGGCGTGTCGATCAGGTTGAGGCGGTGGCCCTTCCAGTCGCAGTAGGCGACCGAGGTGCCCAGCGAGATCTTGCGCTTGATCTCGTCGGGGTCGAAGTCGGTGGTGGTGGTGCCGTCGTCCACCTTGCCGAGCCGGTTGATGGCCCCGGCCGCGAACAGGATGGCTTCCACCAGGGATGTCTTGCCGACCCCGCCGTGCCCCGCGAAGCCCACGTTGCGGATCTTGGAGATGTCCGTCGCCATGCCTACCTCCCCGTGCCCCTGCTGCGAAGGGAAAACTCGACTGCCGGAGAAAAGGGCGATGTGGGCGGAAATGCTACCACAGCGCCGCGGGACAGGCCAGCCGCAGGTCCGGGCCGCAGGTCCGGGCAGCCAGGAGTCCACCGCGACACCGGCAGCTATCTGAGCATGTCCGGGTCTTCGATCACCTGCCAGAGTGAGCACAAGCTCCATCCGCAGAAAATACCTGTGGGGAATGATACTCCCGGGGGCGGGTCGGCCAGCCGTTTCAGAGACGCAAGGTCCGGATCCTCGGGAGGGAATCCCGGTGTCCCTACCCGCGGAAGAACGACGGTCCCGTCCGCAGTCCAACCCTTCACGAAATAGGTGGGAGTGGCGGTACGGAGCAGATGGTCGGGTGCTACGGGGAGCAGTGACGCCGCCCAGACCGATAGGACATCCGCCTCTCCAGCGCCGATCTCCGTGGAGGTCCCGTCGACGAGTGAAGACAGGTACACCCGGTTGTTATCGCTGTTCACCCACAGGAGATGCCTGCCTCCGCGCTGAGGGTCAGGATAGTACGGCATTCCGAATGGCTCCCAGCCCATGAGCGTGGTCACCACACTACCATTCCCATCGACAACTCCCAGATACACGCGGTACGAATCGTTGTCGGCGTAAATGTTGTGA from Candidatus Rokuibacteriota bacterium includes the following:
- the fusA gene encoding elongation factor G, with the translated sequence MATDISKIRNVGFAGHGGVGKTSLVEAILFAAGAINRLGKVDDGTTTTDFDPDEIKRKISLGTSVAYCDWKGHRLNLIDTPGYGDFVADARGGLRVAGAAVIVVDAVAGVQVQTEKVWKYANEYTLPRAVVINRLDRERADFFRTLESLQKRLKGRLCPLQLPIGSEAGLKGVVDLVAMKALLTADGKPKEAEIPGEAMDDAKAWREKLMEAVAETDDDLLAKYLEEGSIGEEEMVKALGKAIGQGSLVPVMAASAAKGIGVQPLMDLIVKEFPSPAEAGPVEGIDPRTKQAVTLAPDPKAPLAAVVFKTIADPHVGKLSLFRVYSGTFKADSQVLNSTRGAKERIGHIGWLMGKTQKPVEALGPGEIGVVAKLKDTLTGDTLCDEAHPVVLPGIAFPEPSISFAIQPKTRGDEDKISTALHRMTEEDPTLHHHFDPETKQLLVSGMGQLHVETVVERMKRKYNVDVSLLPPRIPYKETVKGRAEVQGKYKKQTGGRGQYGDVWLKVEPLQRGGGFEFVDDIFGGSVPRNFIPSVEKGVRDCLKRGIFAGYPIVDLKVSLYDGSYHDVDSSDMAFQIAASMGLQKGFMEAHPILLEPIMHVEVTAPSDHAGDVIGDLNGRRGRIVGMEPDGEVVSVRAQAPMAEMLTYESSLRSMTGGRGGYSMDFSHYEEVPAHLAEKVVAAAKAEKEKAH